The window CGCATGGGCGGCCTGCTACTGATGATGAGGTAGCAACTGAGTTAGGCGTCGATATTGAGTTGCTTCAAAAGATGTTAAGCGAAGTAAGTAGCGTAGTAATGTTAAGTTTTGAAGAGCTCGGTTTTGGTCATGGCGAAGAGCGCTTTCAAGCTGATGAGTGGCTTGCAAGTGCTGGTTCCGATCCTCTGGGAAATCTCCTAGATTCCGAAAAAGTCGAAATAATAGCGCGCGCCCTAGACCGCCTCCCCGAAAAGGAAAGATTAGTTATTACTCTATATTTCTACGAAGAGCTCAACCTGAAAGAAATCGGCGAAATAATTGGCGTCACAGAATCCCGCACCTCTCAAATCCGTTCGAGAGCCTTGCTGCGATTAAAAGGTTACCTCAAGCGAGCATTTTAGAAAGAGCTTACTTTACTAGGTATCGCAGTAGAGTAACTATGGAAGAAAAACACTCTCTGGCAAGTCAACGCTAGTAATTACTTAAAACGGCTTCGCTCTGCCTACTGCATAACTCTTAATCCAGTAGGAGCTGCAGGAGCTGTTCTGTCGCCACCACCTAGTGTGATAATATATCCTACTCCTTTTACACCGCTAGCTACGCCATTTCTTGTATAATTTGGGATATTAACAGTGCTCTTAAGTCTTATTTCACTGCCGGAAATCGCAAGATCACTGCTTCCATCCGTAGCCTCTTCAAAATACTCGTTAATGCGCTTTATGCTTGCTATCGTTTCTCCAGCGTTAAGCTTTACAACGCCACTGTGTGTATTAAATACCGCAAATAATTTTCCTGTTTTCCAATGACGAGAATAGATGACGTTGGGATCAGCGTAACTTCTCGTACTTTTGTATATCTTCCCGTCCCACGAACGGCTCAACAGAGGAACATTGCTTAGATTGTCCCAGTTCGGCAAAACGCGGATTAATTTAAGACGCGGAGCAACGTTTGCAATGCTGTCGCCGTCGGCATACTTGGTAACAGGCAGCACTCCCATCCGACCAAACCAATTGTACCACGCGCCATTGATGGCTGCCTTGGCGGCGACAGTCCGATTGCCCGAGTCGCTGTCATTATAGTCAAGCGGATGAGTCGAACCAACCATGTCTTTCGCAATGTTCATTCCCGAATTAAAGTTGTTGCTATCGTCTACAAATTGGGTGCCCCAGTGTTCCTGGCTCAAGAAATCGGGGGTTAATTCATTTTTATCAGCTCTTAATTTTACTTCCTCAATCCAACCATCAGCGTGGGGCCAATCGACATTGTAAAGTTTTGCTGGTTCAATAATCCACTTCGCATTCGGAAATTCTTGTTTCATCTTCGTTTTTAATGTTTTAAAAAACGCAACCAAGCCTTCAGGGTATGTGGCGTATTGATGGCTAACGCCGCTGTGTAACAGAGACGAATTTTTTCCTGTCCACTGTATAAGATCTGTATAACCACCAGTAATGCGATGAAAATCGCCCCAAAGCCTTGGCACATCAAACATAACACCGCCAAAAGTGAAACCTATGCTTTTATTTTCGAAACTACGGGCAGTAATAAGTATGTTGTCTACAACATGATCAATAACTCTTTGTTGTTGAAAATCCCACATTCCATAAAATCCGGTGGAGCTATCAAACCACCCTGTTGCCAGATTGTTTGGAAATTGGTCGGTACTTTTCCATGCAAGATAAGAATTGTAGAAATCTTTTTCAGCCTGCGTATAGTTGGTTTTGTCTACATAAATTACCTGCTTATAACCCTTAAAGACATTTTGTTTGTTATTATGAGGGCTCACGAGATAATACTTAAGTCCCGCCCTGGCGGTAATCCAACTTAAATCACTAGGAATAGCAGCACCATTTAGTCCAATATAATCATACCCCATCTGTTTGGCATATTTTATGTGAACAGTAGGAGAATCTTGCCAGCAAACAGCAAAAAAATTTTTCCAACCAGCTGTATCTTGCGCTAGCGCACTCGGCAAAAAAAGCAAAGAGCACAACGCCACTAAACATAAGCACACTAACGCGTGGCACACCCTCGAAATGACATCTTTTCGCATCACCTTAAGTCTCCCAACAAATACTCGTCGCCGGCCTCAAGCAACCTACTGAATAACTTTTAATCCCGTAGGCGACGCAGGCGCTATGGTATCTGCAGCGGTAGAAATTGTTACAATGTAACCAACACCCGCTGAAGAATTGCTTTGGCTATCTATTGGGATAGGCACTGAACTCTTTAGACTTATTGTGCCTCCTGAGATCAGCACGTCAGACATGCCATCCACAGTCTCAACAAAATAGCTATCCACGCGACGAACAGCTTGAACAGCCTCCCCCGTCTTAAGTCGAACAACTCCGCTGTGGTTATTAAATACCACAAACAACTTTCCAGTTTTCCAGTGCCGCGAATAGATGACATTTGCGTCAGCATAGCTCGTAGGGCTCTGGTAGACACTCCCATTCCAGCTGCGGCTCGTCAACGACACTCCTCTCAGGTTATCCCAATTAGGAATGACGCGAATGAGCTTAAGACGTGGCGCTACATTTTCAATCTTATCGGTAAACTCAGCACTCATCTTGCCCATTCGTCCGAACCAATTTAACCAAGCACCATTTATAGCAGCCTTAGCAGCCATGGTTCTTTGTCCTAACTCACTCCTGCCGTAATCCAGTGGAGTAGTTGACCCAACCATATCCTTCGTAATGTTTAGCCCCGCAGAAAATATCCTACCGTCATCGATGAACTGGGTACCTCCGTGCTCCTGCGACAAAAAGTCAGGCACCAACAGATTCTTGTCTGACCTCAGTACAATTTCCTCAACCCATCCATCCGCATGGAGCCACTCTGTGTTATAAATCTTACCCGGCTCAAGGATCCATTTAGCATTTGGAAACTCCTGCTTCATTCTTGTGCTTAATTTTTTAAAGAATGCGGCAAACCCATCCTGATAGGTGGGATAGGCATGAGTGATACCACTGTGCAATAAAGCGGAATCTGACCCAGTCCAGTTAGACATTCTTGTAAAGGGAACGCTTCCGTCACTCTTCCAATAATGGAAATCACCGTATAGTCTTGGAACATCAAACATAACGCCAGCAAATCTAAAGTCAGCAGCACTATCCTCCAAACCTTTGCCACCAGCAATGATGCCCTCTACAACCATATCCACCACCCTCTGCTGCTGGAAGTCCCACATCGCGTGAAATGTACCTGAACTCCAGAAATGGCCAGACGCTA is drawn from Deltaproteobacteria bacterium and contains these coding sequences:
- a CDS encoding sigma-70 family RNA polymerase sigma factor, whose translation is HGRPATDDEVATELGVDIELLQKMLSEVSSVVMLSFEELGFGHGEERFQADEWLASAGSDPLGNLLDSEKVEIIARALDRLPEKERLVITLYFYEELNLKEIGEIIGVTESRTSQIRSRALLRLKGYLKRAF